The following are encoded together in the Tribolium castaneum strain GA2 chromosome 3, icTriCast1.1, whole genome shotgun sequence genome:
- the Cdk4 gene encoding cyclin-dependent kinase 6 isoform X3 has translation MPPEKTLYDEMDSIGRGAYGIVYKGKHKTTGKIVALKKISVPLNDDGVPMNTLREIGVLKQLNSHEHPNIVQLLDVCHGIQTERELLMYLVFEHVDQDLALYMEKYAKRGGFSSVQIRNMSQEILRGVDFLHSNRIVHRDLKPQNLLVTNEGHIKIADFGLAKTYDFEMRLTSVVVTLWYRAPEVLLGVPYATPVDVWSIGCIIAELFSLKPLFYGSSESDQLSKILRILGKPPQHEWPDNSLSINWDSFDNTERIDFKEIIQNLGDSAHDLLTKMLTFDPKKRMSTLDALNHVYFTEEPI, from the exons ATGCCTCCAGAAAAGACCCTTTACGATGAAATGGACAGTATAGGCCGAG GTGCTTACGGGATCGTCTACAAAGGCAAGCACAAAACCACCGGCAAGATCGTAgccttgaaaaaaatcagcgTGCCTCTGAACGACGATGGGGTCCCCATGAACACCCTCCGGGAAATCGGGGTCCTCAAGCAGCTCAACTCACACGAGCACCCCAACATTGTCCAGCTCCTGGACGTCTGCCATGGCATCCAGACCGAGCGCGAATTGTTAATGTATTTAGTGTTCGAACACGTGGACCAGGATCTCGCCCTCTACATGGAAAAGTACGCCAAACGTGGTGGCTTCTCCTCCGTACAAATCCGTAACATGTCTCAGGAAATTCTCAGAGGTGTTGACTTCTTGCACAGTAATAGGATAGTTCATAGGGACTTAAAGCCGCAAAACTTGTTGGTGACCAACGAGGGCCACATCAAGATTGCGGATTTTGGCTTGGCCAAGACCTACGATTTTGAAATGAGGTTGACCTCTGTTGTTGTTACGTTGTGGTACAGAGCGCCTGAAGTATTGTTAGGAGTGCCGTATGCGACGCCTGTGGACGTGTGGTCCATCGGATGCATCATAGCGGAGCTTTTTAGTCTAAAACCGCTGTTTTATGGCAGTTCTGAGAGCGATCagttgagcaaaattttgag AATTTTGGGGAAGCCGCCGCAGCACGAGTGGCCTGATAACAGCCTCTCCATCAATTGGGATTCTTTTGATAACACCGAGAGGATCGATTTTAAAGAAATCATCCAGAATTTGGGTGACAGCGCACATGACTTGCTTACG AAAATGCTTACTTTTGATCCTAAAAAACGAATGAGTACCTTAGATGCCCTCAATCATGTGTATTTCACTGAGGAACCGATATAA
- the Cdk4 gene encoding cyclin-dependent kinase 4 isoform X1, which produces MHPEILNLPNQLKNCNLSKTTDESRRMPPEKTLYDEMDSIGRGAYGIVYKGKHKTTGKIVALKKISVPLNDDGVPMNTLREIGVLKQLNSHEHPNIVQLLDVCHGIQTERELLMYLVFEHVDQDLALYMEKYAKRGGFSSVQIRNMSQEILRGVDFLHSNRIVHRDLKPQNLLVTNEGHIKIADFGLAKTYDFEMRLTSVVVTLWYRAPEVLLGVPYATPVDVWSIGCIIAELFSLKPLFYGSSESDQLSKILRILGKPPQHEWPDNSLSINWDSFDNTERIDFKEIIQNLGDSAHDLLTKMLTFDPKKRMSTLDALNHVYFTEEPI; this is translated from the exons ATGCACC CAGAAATTCTAAACCTTCCtaaccaattaaaaaattgcaacttgTCCAAAACTAC TGATGAGTCAAGAAGGATGCCTCCAGAAAAGACCCTTTACGATGAAATGGACAGTATAGGCCGAG GTGCTTACGGGATCGTCTACAAAGGCAAGCACAAAACCACCGGCAAGATCGTAgccttgaaaaaaatcagcgTGCCTCTGAACGACGATGGGGTCCCCATGAACACCCTCCGGGAAATCGGGGTCCTCAAGCAGCTCAACTCACACGAGCACCCCAACATTGTCCAGCTCCTGGACGTCTGCCATGGCATCCAGACCGAGCGCGAATTGTTAATGTATTTAGTGTTCGAACACGTGGACCAGGATCTCGCCCTCTACATGGAAAAGTACGCCAAACGTGGTGGCTTCTCCTCCGTACAAATCCGTAACATGTCTCAGGAAATTCTCAGAGGTGTTGACTTCTTGCACAGTAATAGGATAGTTCATAGGGACTTAAAGCCGCAAAACTTGTTGGTGACCAACGAGGGCCACATCAAGATTGCGGATTTTGGCTTGGCCAAGACCTACGATTTTGAAATGAGGTTGACCTCTGTTGTTGTTACGTTGTGGTACAGAGCGCCTGAAGTATTGTTAGGAGTGCCGTATGCGACGCCTGTGGACGTGTGGTCCATCGGATGCATCATAGCGGAGCTTTTTAGTCTAAAACCGCTGTTTTATGGCAGTTCTGAGAGCGATCagttgagcaaaattttgag AATTTTGGGGAAGCCGCCGCAGCACGAGTGGCCTGATAACAGCCTCTCCATCAATTGGGATTCTTTTGATAACACCGAGAGGATCGATTTTAAAGAAATCATCCAGAATTTGGGTGACAGCGCACATGACTTGCTTACG AAAATGCTTACTTTTGATCCTAAAAAACGAATGAGTACCTTAGATGCCCTCAATCATGTGTATTTCACTGAGGAACCGATATAA
- the Cdk4 gene encoding cyclin-dependent kinase 4 isoform X2: protein MHQILNLPNQLKNCNLSKTTDESRRMPPEKTLYDEMDSIGRGAYGIVYKGKHKTTGKIVALKKISVPLNDDGVPMNTLREIGVLKQLNSHEHPNIVQLLDVCHGIQTERELLMYLVFEHVDQDLALYMEKYAKRGGFSSVQIRNMSQEILRGVDFLHSNRIVHRDLKPQNLLVTNEGHIKIADFGLAKTYDFEMRLTSVVVTLWYRAPEVLLGVPYATPVDVWSIGCIIAELFSLKPLFYGSSESDQLSKILRILGKPPQHEWPDNSLSINWDSFDNTERIDFKEIIQNLGDSAHDLLTKMLTFDPKKRMSTLDALNHVYFTEEPI from the exons ATGCACC AAATTCTAAACCTTCCtaaccaattaaaaaattgcaacttgTCCAAAACTAC TGATGAGTCAAGAAGGATGCCTCCAGAAAAGACCCTTTACGATGAAATGGACAGTATAGGCCGAG GTGCTTACGGGATCGTCTACAAAGGCAAGCACAAAACCACCGGCAAGATCGTAgccttgaaaaaaatcagcgTGCCTCTGAACGACGATGGGGTCCCCATGAACACCCTCCGGGAAATCGGGGTCCTCAAGCAGCTCAACTCACACGAGCACCCCAACATTGTCCAGCTCCTGGACGTCTGCCATGGCATCCAGACCGAGCGCGAATTGTTAATGTATTTAGTGTTCGAACACGTGGACCAGGATCTCGCCCTCTACATGGAAAAGTACGCCAAACGTGGTGGCTTCTCCTCCGTACAAATCCGTAACATGTCTCAGGAAATTCTCAGAGGTGTTGACTTCTTGCACAGTAATAGGATAGTTCATAGGGACTTAAAGCCGCAAAACTTGTTGGTGACCAACGAGGGCCACATCAAGATTGCGGATTTTGGCTTGGCCAAGACCTACGATTTTGAAATGAGGTTGACCTCTGTTGTTGTTACGTTGTGGTACAGAGCGCCTGAAGTATTGTTAGGAGTGCCGTATGCGACGCCTGTGGACGTGTGGTCCATCGGATGCATCATAGCGGAGCTTTTTAGTCTAAAACCGCTGTTTTATGGCAGTTCTGAGAGCGATCagttgagcaaaattttgag AATTTTGGGGAAGCCGCCGCAGCACGAGTGGCCTGATAACAGCCTCTCCATCAATTGGGATTCTTTTGATAACACCGAGAGGATCGATTTTAAAGAAATCATCCAGAATTTGGGTGACAGCGCACATGACTTGCTTACG AAAATGCTTACTTTTGATCCTAAAAAACGAATGAGTACCTTAGATGCCCTCAATCATGTGTATTTCACTGAGGAACCGATATAA